A genome region from Glycine max cultivar Williams 82 chromosome 5, Glycine_max_v4.0, whole genome shotgun sequence includes the following:
- the LOC100781545 gene encoding ATP-dependent DNA helicase 2 subunit KU80 isoform X2, which yields MARNKEALLLLLDVGPSMHPALSEIEKVCSMLVHKKLIYSKYDEVGIVLFGTEVLDAVIVGMDVLVKKFGVTNKGKKRVCLITNAQCQIKESDEGTKEEQVTTIAKQMTAHGIKMESIIMRGKLSQDANKGIMDENDRLLNIFSKETSTRLLYVENPISLFGALRTRNIALVTVFRGHLEISPKLSIKVMVYKKTTEEKFPSMKKYSDKAPPNDKFAKHEVKIDYEHKSSKDPDKVVPPDQRIKGYPYGPQIVPISSAEWEAVKFKPEKGVKLMGFTDSSNVFRHHYMKDVYVFLPEPGNTRAMIAVSAVARAMKEMNKVAIVRCVWRQGQANVVIGVLTPNLSDKENIPDSFYLNVLPFAEDVREFQFPSFTNFPASWQPNGQQLEAAANLIKTLDLAPHGQEEVLLPDFTPNPVLERFYRYLELKSKDPDVAVPPLDGTLKKITEPDTDLLLQNKSEIDSFCRSFELKGNPLKKSRRLLGGKRSFSNDEEVKGNITAQPANLTGNASVNVGKIGDLTPVQYFEALISRRDSPDWVVKAINEMKNKIFDLVEDSHEGDNYPKALECLVALRKGCILEQEPEQFNDFLKHLWNFCQEKNLPSFCEYLASKELTLISKTEAIDSENTDDKARKGFLVKSEPKVD from the exons ATGGCTCGAAACAAG GAAGCGTTGCTTTTGCTGCTTGATGTGGGCCCGTCAATGCATCCCGCTCTTTCTGAAATTGAGAAAGTCTGCTCCATGCTTGTGCATAAGAAG CTGATCTATAGCAAATATGATGAAGTGGGAATAGTCTTATTTGGAACTGAAG TTCTTGATGCTGTCATTGTTGGCATGGAtgtgttagtaaaaaaatttggaGTAACAAACAAGGGAAAGAAACGTGTGTGTCTTATTACAAATGCACAATGTCAAATAAAAGAATCTGATGAAGGAACAAAGGAAGAGCAAGTTACCACCATTGCCAAACAAATGACTGCCCATGGTATAAAAATGGAAAGTATAATTATGAGAGGAAAGCTTAGTCAAGATGCAAACAAGGGAATAATGGATGAGAATGATCgcttgttaaatattttttcaaaggaAACATCAACAAGATTGTTGTATGTGGAGAATCCAATTTCTTTGTTTGGTGCTCTTCGAACAAGAAATATAGCTCTGGTTACAGTTTTCAGAGGGCATCTTGAAATCAGTCCAAAACTGAGCATTAAG GTAATGGTATACAAGAAAACAACTGAAGAGAAATTTCCTTCTATGAAGAAATATTCTGATAAGGCTCCTCCAAATGATAAATTTGCTAAACATGAAGTCAAAATAGATTATGAACACAAGAGTTCTAAAGATCCTGACAAAGTTGTCCCCCCTGACCAAAGAATTAAAGGCTATCCTTATGGGCCTCAAATAGTTCCCATATCCTCTGCTGAGTGGGAGGCTGTTAAATTCAAACCGGAAAAAGGTGTGAAGCTCATGGGATTTACTGATTCTTCTAATGTATTTAG ACACCATTACATGAAAGATGTATATGTTTTCCTACCTGAACCTGGAAATACAAGAGCCATGATTGCAGTTTCTGCAGTAGCAAGGGCTATGAAGGAAATGAATAAGGTGGCAATAGTACGTTGTGTTTGGAGACAGGGACAAGCGAATGTTGTCATTGGGGTCTTGACACCCAATTTAtctgataaagaaaatatt CCTGATTCATTTTACTTAAATGTACTTCCTTTTGCTGAGGATGTGCGAGAGTTTCAATTCCCTTCCTTCACTAATTTCCCAGCATCGTGGCAACCAAATGGACAACAGCTAGAGGCTGCAGCTAACTTAATAAAAACGCTTGATCTTGCACCACATGGGCAAGAGGAAGTTTTGCTACCTGACTTTACACCAAATCCAGTGTTAGAG CGCTTTTATCGTTATCTTGAGCTGAAATCAAAGGATCCAGATGTGGCAGTACCTCCTCTTGATGGCACACTCAAGAAAATTACAGAGCCTGATACTGACCTGCTTTTGCAAAATAAATCTGAAATAGACTCATTTTGTAGGTCTTTTGAGCTAAAGGGAAATCCCTTG AAAAAGTCGAGGCGTTTATTGGGAGGAAAGAGATCTTTTTCAAATGATGAAGAGGTTAAAGGAAACATTACTGCTCAACCAGCCAATCTCACCGGAAATGCATCTGTTAATGTTGGGAAAATTGGGGATCTGACTCCCGTTCAATATTTTGAAGCCTTGATTTCACGCAGAGATAGTCCAGATTGGGTTGTAAAAGCcattaatgaaatgaaaaataaaatatttgacctGGTGGAGGACTCCCATGAAGGGGATAACTATCCTAAAGCACTGGAATGTTTAGTTGCACTTCGCAAGGGTTGCATCCTTGAGCAG GAACCGGAACAGTTCAATGATTTCCTTAAACATCTATGGAATTTCTGTCAAGAGAAAAACCTCCCTAGTTTCTGTGAATATCTTGCTTCTAAGGAACTCACCTTGATCTCCAAAACAGAAGCTATAGACAG TGAAAATACTGATGACAAAGCCAGAAAAGGTTTCTTGGTTAAATCTGAACCAAAAGTTGATTGA
- the LOC100781545 gene encoding ATP-dependent DNA helicase 2 subunit KU80 isoform X1: MARNKEALLLLLDVGPSMHPALSEIEKVCSMLVHKKLIYSKYDEVGIVLFGTEDTNNELTTEVGGYQHVVVLKNIKVVDGDIVEALQQLPRGTTDGDFLDAVIVGMDVLVKKFGVTNKGKKRVCLITNAQCQIKESDEGTKEEQVTTIAKQMTAHGIKMESIIMRGKLSQDANKGIMDENDRLLNIFSKETSTRLLYVENPISLFGALRTRNIALVTVFRGHLEISPKLSIKVMVYKKTTEEKFPSMKKYSDKAPPNDKFAKHEVKIDYEHKSSKDPDKVVPPDQRIKGYPYGPQIVPISSAEWEAVKFKPEKGVKLMGFTDSSNVFRHHYMKDVYVFLPEPGNTRAMIAVSAVARAMKEMNKVAIVRCVWRQGQANVVIGVLTPNLSDKENIPDSFYLNVLPFAEDVREFQFPSFTNFPASWQPNGQQLEAAANLIKTLDLAPHGQEEVLLPDFTPNPVLERFYRYLELKSKDPDVAVPPLDGTLKKITEPDTDLLLQNKSEIDSFCRSFELKGNPLKKSRRLLGGKRSFSNDEEVKGNITAQPANLTGNASVNVGKIGDLTPVQYFEALISRRDSPDWVVKAINEMKNKIFDLVEDSHEGDNYPKALECLVALRKGCILEQEPEQFNDFLKHLWNFCQEKNLPSFCEYLASKELTLISKTEAIDSENTDDKARKGFLVKSEPKVD; this comes from the exons ATGGCTCGAAACAAG GAAGCGTTGCTTTTGCTGCTTGATGTGGGCCCGTCAATGCATCCCGCTCTTTCTGAAATTGAGAAAGTCTGCTCCATGCTTGTGCATAAGAAG CTGATCTATAGCAAATATGATGAAGTGGGAATAGTCTTATTTGGAACTGAAG ACACTAATAATGAGCTTACTACGGAAGTGGGTGGGTATCAACATGTTgtggttttgaaaaatattaaagttgtGGATGGAGATATTGTTGAGGCTTTACAACAACTGCCTCGAGGAACAACTGATGGTGATT TTCTTGATGCTGTCATTGTTGGCATGGAtgtgttagtaaaaaaatttggaGTAACAAACAAGGGAAAGAAACGTGTGTGTCTTATTACAAATGCACAATGTCAAATAAAAGAATCTGATGAAGGAACAAAGGAAGAGCAAGTTACCACCATTGCCAAACAAATGACTGCCCATGGTATAAAAATGGAAAGTATAATTATGAGAGGAAAGCTTAGTCAAGATGCAAACAAGGGAATAATGGATGAGAATGATCgcttgttaaatattttttcaaaggaAACATCAACAAGATTGTTGTATGTGGAGAATCCAATTTCTTTGTTTGGTGCTCTTCGAACAAGAAATATAGCTCTGGTTACAGTTTTCAGAGGGCATCTTGAAATCAGTCCAAAACTGAGCATTAAG GTAATGGTATACAAGAAAACAACTGAAGAGAAATTTCCTTCTATGAAGAAATATTCTGATAAGGCTCCTCCAAATGATAAATTTGCTAAACATGAAGTCAAAATAGATTATGAACACAAGAGTTCTAAAGATCCTGACAAAGTTGTCCCCCCTGACCAAAGAATTAAAGGCTATCCTTATGGGCCTCAAATAGTTCCCATATCCTCTGCTGAGTGGGAGGCTGTTAAATTCAAACCGGAAAAAGGTGTGAAGCTCATGGGATTTACTGATTCTTCTAATGTATTTAG ACACCATTACATGAAAGATGTATATGTTTTCCTACCTGAACCTGGAAATACAAGAGCCATGATTGCAGTTTCTGCAGTAGCAAGGGCTATGAAGGAAATGAATAAGGTGGCAATAGTACGTTGTGTTTGGAGACAGGGACAAGCGAATGTTGTCATTGGGGTCTTGACACCCAATTTAtctgataaagaaaatatt CCTGATTCATTTTACTTAAATGTACTTCCTTTTGCTGAGGATGTGCGAGAGTTTCAATTCCCTTCCTTCACTAATTTCCCAGCATCGTGGCAACCAAATGGACAACAGCTAGAGGCTGCAGCTAACTTAATAAAAACGCTTGATCTTGCACCACATGGGCAAGAGGAAGTTTTGCTACCTGACTTTACACCAAATCCAGTGTTAGAG CGCTTTTATCGTTATCTTGAGCTGAAATCAAAGGATCCAGATGTGGCAGTACCTCCTCTTGATGGCACACTCAAGAAAATTACAGAGCCTGATACTGACCTGCTTTTGCAAAATAAATCTGAAATAGACTCATTTTGTAGGTCTTTTGAGCTAAAGGGAAATCCCTTG AAAAAGTCGAGGCGTTTATTGGGAGGAAAGAGATCTTTTTCAAATGATGAAGAGGTTAAAGGAAACATTACTGCTCAACCAGCCAATCTCACCGGAAATGCATCTGTTAATGTTGGGAAAATTGGGGATCTGACTCCCGTTCAATATTTTGAAGCCTTGATTTCACGCAGAGATAGTCCAGATTGGGTTGTAAAAGCcattaatgaaatgaaaaataaaatatttgacctGGTGGAGGACTCCCATGAAGGGGATAACTATCCTAAAGCACTGGAATGTTTAGTTGCACTTCGCAAGGGTTGCATCCTTGAGCAG GAACCGGAACAGTTCAATGATTTCCTTAAACATCTATGGAATTTCTGTCAAGAGAAAAACCTCCCTAGTTTCTGTGAATATCTTGCTTCTAAGGAACTCACCTTGATCTCCAAAACAGAAGCTATAGACAG TGAAAATACTGATGACAAAGCCAGAAAAGGTTTCTTGGTTAAATCTGAACCAAAAGTTGATTGA
- the LOC100781545 gene encoding ATP-dependent DNA helicase 2 subunit KU80 isoform X3, giving the protein MARNKEALLLLLDVGPSMHPALSEIEKVCSMLVHKKLIYSKYDEVGIVLFGTEDTNNELTTEVGGYQHVVVLKNIKVVDGDIVEALQQLPRGTTDGDFLDAVIVGMDVLVKKFGVTNKGKKRVCLITNAQCQIKESDEGTKEEQVTTIAKQMTAHGIKMESIIMRGKLSQDANKGIMDENDRLLNIFSKETSTRLLYVENPISLFGALRTRNIALVTVFRGHLEISPKLSIKVMVYKKTTEEKFPSMKKYSDKAPPNDKFAKHEVKIDYEHKSSKDPDKVVPPDQRIKGYPYGPQIVPISSAEWEAVKFKPEKGVKLMGFTDSSNVFRHHYMKDVYVFLPEPGNTRAMIAVSAVARAMKEMNKVAIVRCVWRQGQANVVIGVLTPNLSDKENIPDSFYLNVLPFAEDVREFQFPSFTNFPASWQPNGQQLEAAANLIKTLDLAPHGQEEVLLPDFTPNPVLEKKSRRLLGGKRSFSNDEEVKGNITAQPANLTGNASVNVGKIGDLTPVQYFEALISRRDSPDWVVKAINEMKNKIFDLVEDSHEGDNYPKALECLVALRKGCILEQEPEQFNDFLKHLWNFCQEKNLPSFCEYLASKELTLISKTEAIDSENTDDKARKGFLVKSEPKVD; this is encoded by the exons ATGGCTCGAAACAAG GAAGCGTTGCTTTTGCTGCTTGATGTGGGCCCGTCAATGCATCCCGCTCTTTCTGAAATTGAGAAAGTCTGCTCCATGCTTGTGCATAAGAAG CTGATCTATAGCAAATATGATGAAGTGGGAATAGTCTTATTTGGAACTGAAG ACACTAATAATGAGCTTACTACGGAAGTGGGTGGGTATCAACATGTTgtggttttgaaaaatattaaagttgtGGATGGAGATATTGTTGAGGCTTTACAACAACTGCCTCGAGGAACAACTGATGGTGATT TTCTTGATGCTGTCATTGTTGGCATGGAtgtgttagtaaaaaaatttggaGTAACAAACAAGGGAAAGAAACGTGTGTGTCTTATTACAAATGCACAATGTCAAATAAAAGAATCTGATGAAGGAACAAAGGAAGAGCAAGTTACCACCATTGCCAAACAAATGACTGCCCATGGTATAAAAATGGAAAGTATAATTATGAGAGGAAAGCTTAGTCAAGATGCAAACAAGGGAATAATGGATGAGAATGATCgcttgttaaatattttttcaaaggaAACATCAACAAGATTGTTGTATGTGGAGAATCCAATTTCTTTGTTTGGTGCTCTTCGAACAAGAAATATAGCTCTGGTTACAGTTTTCAGAGGGCATCTTGAAATCAGTCCAAAACTGAGCATTAAG GTAATGGTATACAAGAAAACAACTGAAGAGAAATTTCCTTCTATGAAGAAATATTCTGATAAGGCTCCTCCAAATGATAAATTTGCTAAACATGAAGTCAAAATAGATTATGAACACAAGAGTTCTAAAGATCCTGACAAAGTTGTCCCCCCTGACCAAAGAATTAAAGGCTATCCTTATGGGCCTCAAATAGTTCCCATATCCTCTGCTGAGTGGGAGGCTGTTAAATTCAAACCGGAAAAAGGTGTGAAGCTCATGGGATTTACTGATTCTTCTAATGTATTTAG ACACCATTACATGAAAGATGTATATGTTTTCCTACCTGAACCTGGAAATACAAGAGCCATGATTGCAGTTTCTGCAGTAGCAAGGGCTATGAAGGAAATGAATAAGGTGGCAATAGTACGTTGTGTTTGGAGACAGGGACAAGCGAATGTTGTCATTGGGGTCTTGACACCCAATTTAtctgataaagaaaatatt CCTGATTCATTTTACTTAAATGTACTTCCTTTTGCTGAGGATGTGCGAGAGTTTCAATTCCCTTCCTTCACTAATTTCCCAGCATCGTGGCAACCAAATGGACAACAGCTAGAGGCTGCAGCTAACTTAATAAAAACGCTTGATCTTGCACCACATGGGCAAGAGGAAGTTTTGCTACCTGACTTTACACCAAATCCAGTGTTAGAG AAAAAGTCGAGGCGTTTATTGGGAGGAAAGAGATCTTTTTCAAATGATGAAGAGGTTAAAGGAAACATTACTGCTCAACCAGCCAATCTCACCGGAAATGCATCTGTTAATGTTGGGAAAATTGGGGATCTGACTCCCGTTCAATATTTTGAAGCCTTGATTTCACGCAGAGATAGTCCAGATTGGGTTGTAAAAGCcattaatgaaatgaaaaataaaatatttgacctGGTGGAGGACTCCCATGAAGGGGATAACTATCCTAAAGCACTGGAATGTTTAGTTGCACTTCGCAAGGGTTGCATCCTTGAGCAG GAACCGGAACAGTTCAATGATTTCCTTAAACATCTATGGAATTTCTGTCAAGAGAAAAACCTCCCTAGTTTCTGTGAATATCTTGCTTCTAAGGAACTCACCTTGATCTCCAAAACAGAAGCTATAGACAG TGAAAATACTGATGACAAAGCCAGAAAAGGTTTCTTGGTTAAATCTGAACCAAAAGTTGATTGA